One Candidatus Eremiobacteraceae bacterium genomic region harbors:
- a CDS encoding glutaredoxin family protein: MGETMDEVEIFTKPGCPYCAAAMADMRSRGVTFRQRDAAGDREAREALRRLSPQLRVPTIVSPNGTVTVGFDGY; the protein is encoded by the coding sequence ATGGGCGAGACGATGGACGAAGTCGAGATATTCACGAAACCCGGCTGTCCGTATTGTGCGGCGGCGATGGCGGATATGCGGTCGCGCGGCGTCACATTCCGGCAGCGAGACGCGGCCGGCGACCGCGAAGCGCGGGAAGCGCTGCGTCGCCTCTCGCCGCAGCTGCGCGTCCCGACGATAGTGTCCCCGAACGGAACGGTGACCGTCGGCTTCGACGGTTATTGA
- a CDS encoding Rid family detoxifying hydrolase — translation MPLRSISTASAPNPVGPYSQAIVAAGFVFTAGQVGLDPATGKVVEGLDAQVNQALNNIRAVLTAAGLDVTDIVKVTFFLTDMSAFGAVNAIYERFLGTHRPARTTVGVSALPGGSLFEVDAIAVARQ, via the coding sequence GTGCCGCTTCGCTCGATTTCCACCGCGTCCGCTCCGAACCCCGTCGGCCCGTATTCGCAAGCCATCGTCGCCGCGGGCTTCGTGTTCACGGCCGGTCAGGTCGGTCTCGATCCGGCGACGGGGAAAGTCGTCGAAGGCCTCGACGCGCAGGTGAACCAGGCGCTCAACAACATCCGCGCGGTCCTGACCGCGGCGGGCCTCGATGTCACCGACATCGTCAAGGTGACGTTTTTCTTGACCGACATGTCGGCGTTCGGCGCGGTCAACGCGATATACGAGCGCTTCCTCGGAACGCACAGGCCGGCGCGCACGACCGTCGGCGTATCGGCGCTGCCCGGCGGCTCGCTCTTCGAGGTAGACGCGATCGCCGTCGCGCGTCAGTGA
- a CDS encoding carboxypeptidase-like regulatory domain-containing protein — MRKIFGIAALIAAIALGGCPNPNNIGVQNYGTVAVTVVDGTTGKPVSGALVSAGSTYTCTTGADGICTNPLRLPVGNWTITAVTAGQKGSSDVTVVENQQISTTIQIQ; from the coding sequence ATGCGAAAGATATTCGGTATCGCCGCGCTGATCGCCGCCATCGCGCTCGGCGGGTGCCCGAACCCGAACAACATCGGCGTACAGAACTACGGCACCGTAGCGGTCACCGTCGTCGACGGGACGACCGGCAAGCCGGTGAGCGGCGCACTTGTCAGCGCGGGCAGCACGTACACGTGCACGACCGGCGCCGATGGGATCTGCACAAACCCGCTCCGGCTCCCGGTCGGGAACTGGACGATCACCGCCGTCACGGCGGGCCAAAAGGGATCGTCTGACGTCACCGTCGTGGAGAACCAACAGATCTCGACCACGATCCAGATACAGTAG
- a CDS encoding tetratricopeptide repeat protein, protein MNDRLTPFVAAAALLTVSGLMGTPAEARSSTSSTASPAPSASPQTSASLLAQAQLDAASGRNQQARDEAAQSVAMDPTNMAAERLLGDVEYRLEHYSAAEASYKIVLANSPSDRDVHNRLGGVYVAENRIDDAIAQFKLSLPSQEGMLNLVEVYKEEGRLKELEAQDELDMDRSPSDDPISRFELATVLDAEKRYPEAISLYNQAIQLNPRFWEAHNGLGIVYGEVGRFTDAISQYKMAINAQGSCFQCWMNWGVELINSGDPKSAIDKIQKSLTINGQFGMAYMNLGVAYDALGDSQRAIELYDQAISFDPHVPQVYYNLGSDYFEHGFMNLAYAAYIKGIAINPHDAILHLALGYYYQNRREYDQAIEQYKLAMTYDPSDPRAKDYLTQVESLAGH, encoded by the coding sequence ATGAACGACCGCCTCACGCCATTCGTCGCCGCGGCCGCGCTGCTCACCGTCAGCGGCCTCATGGGGACTCCCGCCGAAGCCCGCTCGTCGACGTCGTCGACCGCCTCCCCAGCGCCCTCGGCCTCCCCGCAAACATCGGCGTCATTGCTCGCCCAGGCCCAGCTCGATGCCGCCAGCGGCCGCAACCAACAGGCCCGCGACGAGGCGGCGCAATCGGTCGCAATGGATCCGACGAACATGGCGGCCGAAAGGCTCCTCGGCGATGTCGAATATCGTCTCGAGCATTACTCCGCTGCCGAGGCCTCGTACAAGATCGTCCTCGCGAACTCGCCGTCCGATCGCGACGTGCACAACCGTCTCGGCGGCGTCTACGTCGCGGAAAACCGCATCGACGACGCGATCGCGCAGTTCAAACTGAGCTTGCCGTCGCAAGAGGGTATGCTCAACCTCGTCGAGGTCTATAAAGAGGAAGGCCGGCTCAAAGAGCTCGAGGCGCAGGACGAGCTCGATATGGATCGCTCGCCGTCGGATGATCCGATCTCGCGCTTCGAGCTCGCGACCGTGCTCGACGCGGAGAAGCGCTACCCGGAGGCGATCAGCCTATACAATCAGGCCATCCAGCTCAACCCCAGGTTTTGGGAAGCGCACAACGGGCTCGGTATCGTCTACGGCGAGGTAGGCCGCTTCACCGACGCGATCTCGCAATACAAGATGGCGATCAACGCGCAGGGGAGCTGCTTCCAGTGCTGGATGAACTGGGGCGTCGAGCTCATCAACTCGGGCGACCCGAAGTCGGCGATCGACAAGATCCAGAAGTCGCTGACGATCAACGGTCAATTCGGCATGGCCTATATGAATCTCGGCGTCGCGTACGACGCGCTCGGCGATTCGCAAAGGGCGATCGAGCTCTACGACCAGGCGATCTCGTTCGATCCCCACGTGCCGCAGGTCTACTACAATCTCGGCTCCGATTATTTCGAGCACGGGTTCATGAATCTCGCGTATGCGGCATATATCAAAGGCATCGCGATCAATCCGCACGACGCGATCCTGCACCTCGCGCTCGGCTATTACTATCAGAACCGCCGCGAGTACGATCAGGCGATCGAGCAGTACAAGCTCGCGATGACGTACGACCCGAGCGATCCTCGCGCGAAGGACTATCTCACGCAGGTCGAGTCGCTAGCCGGTCACTGA
- a CDS encoding DNA-formamidopyrimidine glycosylase family protein, giving the protein MPELPELELLRVKLTEYLSGRSIIAVAVDPRRQVVLRYPPADFARDLTGREFAAVERRGKFLEFAFKDGGTRLIVNPMLGGRFAFCTRAAPELPSTCFTLQLTGAMDLRFLDAVQMARVYLTDDPAQDIQSYSDMGPDALDPALTFEEFERRLKRHRGEIKNALRNQAFVAGIGNAYSDEILYAARIRPLRRASTLKPDERRTLYDMMRSTLGHAVETVRSQYAAGKHPLHKQDRSFMRIHAKKKTACPRCGHRISSIHSGGETTYFCRGCQL; this is encoded by the coding sequence ATGCCCGAGCTTCCCGAACTCGAACTGCTGCGCGTCAAGCTCACCGAGTATCTCTCGGGCCGCTCGATCATCGCCGTCGCCGTCGACCCGCGACGGCAAGTCGTTCTCCGCTATCCGCCGGCCGATTTCGCCCGCGATCTGACCGGCCGTGAGTTCGCGGCCGTCGAGCGGCGCGGTAAATTCCTCGAGTTCGCTTTCAAGGATGGCGGCACGCGCCTCATCGTCAATCCGATGCTCGGCGGACGATTCGCTTTCTGCACGCGTGCTGCGCCAGAGCTGCCGTCGACGTGCTTCACGCTGCAGCTCACGGGCGCGATGGACCTGCGCTTTCTCGACGCCGTCCAAATGGCACGCGTCTACTTGACGGATGACCCGGCGCAAGACATCCAGTCGTATTCCGATATGGGACCCGACGCGCTCGACCCGGCGCTCACCTTCGAAGAATTCGAACGCCGGCTCAAACGACATCGCGGCGAGATCAAGAACGCGCTTCGAAATCAAGCATTTGTCGCCGGCATCGGCAACGCGTATTCCGACGAGATCCTGTACGCGGCGCGGATCCGACCGCTGCGCCGCGCGAGCACGCTGAAGCCCGACGAACGCCGCACCCTGTACGACATGATGCGATCGACGCTGGGCCACGCGGTCGAGACCGTGCGGTCGCAATACGCCGCGGGCAAACATCCGCTCCACAAACAGGACCGGTCGTTCATGCGCATCCATGCCAAGAAGAAGACCGCGTGCCCGCGCTGCGGCCATCGCATATCAAGCATCCATTCGGGCGGCGAGACGACTTACTTCTGTCGCGGCTGCCAGTTATGA
- a CDS encoding PhzF family phenazine biosynthesis protein encodes MSSTSTTTFDRQKLPIYQLDAFTSTTFGGNPAAVCPLPTWLDEAKMQAIAAENNLAETAFFVPAGDDYEIRWFTPLHEIGLCGHATLASAFVIFNYLRPGRDRVSFESKSGPLRVSAVDGRLTLDFPSLPAKPVAPPARIREALGSAPEATFEATALLAVFPTERDVRSLSPDFALVSEIHPHGIVVTAPGDDVDFVSRFFVPNYGIAEDPATGSTHCTLAPYWAERLGKTKLRARQVSARGGEFWCELSGDRVFISGHVAPYLEGHIDV; translated from the coding sequence ATGAGTTCTACCTCTACCACGACCTTTGATCGGCAAAAGCTCCCGATCTACCAGCTCGACGCCTTCACCTCGACGACATTCGGCGGCAATCCAGCCGCCGTTTGTCCCCTTCCGACGTGGCTCGACGAGGCGAAGATGCAGGCGATCGCAGCGGAGAACAACCTAGCCGAGACCGCGTTCTTCGTTCCGGCAGGCGACGACTACGAGATCCGCTGGTTCACACCGCTCCACGAGATCGGGCTATGCGGACACGCGACGCTTGCTTCCGCATTCGTCATCTTCAACTACTTGCGGCCCGGCCGCGATCGTGTTTCGTTCGAATCGAAGAGCGGCCCGCTGCGCGTCAGCGCAGTTGACGGACGCTTGACGCTCGATTTTCCGTCGCTCCCGGCCAAGCCGGTCGCTCCGCCGGCTCGCATCCGCGAGGCGCTCGGCTCCGCACCCGAAGCGACGTTCGAGGCGACGGCGCTGCTCGCGGTCTTCCCCACCGAACGCGACGTCCGTTCGCTCTCGCCGGATTTCGCTCTCGTCAGCGAGATCCACCCGCACGGCATCGTCGTGACGGCGCCCGGTGACGACGTCGATTTCGTGTCGCGCTTTTTCGTGCCGAACTACGGCATCGCGGAAGACCCGGCGACCGGCTCGACGCATTGCACGCTCGCGCCGTATTGGGCGGAGCGCCTCGGCAAGACGAAGCTGCGCGCTCGTCAAGTGAGCGCGCGCGGCGGTGAGTTCTGGTGCGAGCTCTCGGGCGATCGCGTCTTCATCTCCGGACACGTCGCGCCGTATCTCGAGGGCCACATCGACGTATGA
- a CDS encoding glutamine synthetase family protein translates to MTKRDIPKRARELGVQFVRLQFNDIHGVTKNVAIPAKELDAALDGNVVFDGSCIEGFVRFEEADMYLMPDPATFAVLPTAPGAPVEARLMCDVKNPDGSPFEGCPRSTLRRALDEAVALGYGVRAAAELEFFLFETPAGGGSPVATTDTGSYFDLSPMDRGDLARRDAALALEDMGIRVSATHHEVSPGQHEIDLAVTDLLALADGVATARVVVKTIAARHGLNATFMPKPLLHRDGSGLHVSQYFTAGDGANAFLSAGTLANLSEIGLAYVGGLLAHARGFTAITNPTVNSYKRLVPGYDAPSFVTWSQRAKSSLVRVPDERGGVVRVELRSPDPSCNPYLAFACILKAGLDGIRRKLVPGDPVDLNVSTMPEDERSDLGIDQLPASLQEAIVALDADAVTRAALGDHSYHRFREAKLSEWESYRTQVTPWELDAYLTL, encoded by the coding sequence ATGACCAAACGCGACATCCCCAAGCGGGCGCGCGAGCTCGGCGTCCAATTCGTCCGCCTGCAGTTCAACGACATCCACGGCGTCACGAAGAACGTCGCCATCCCGGCGAAAGAACTCGACGCCGCGCTCGACGGAAACGTCGTCTTCGACGGATCGTGCATCGAAGGATTCGTCCGTTTCGAAGAAGCCGACATGTACCTCATGCCGGATCCGGCGACGTTCGCCGTCCTTCCGACCGCGCCGGGCGCGCCGGTCGAAGCGCGGCTCATGTGCGACGTCAAGAACCCGGACGGATCGCCGTTTGAGGGCTGCCCGCGCAGCACTCTGCGCCGAGCGCTTGACGAGGCTGTGGCGCTCGGTTACGGAGTCCGCGCCGCCGCGGAACTCGAGTTTTTCCTCTTCGAAACGCCGGCTGGCGGCGGATCGCCGGTCGCGACGACCGACACCGGGTCGTACTTCGATCTGAGCCCGATGGACCGCGGCGACCTCGCGCGCCGAGATGCCGCTTTGGCCCTCGAGGACATGGGGATCCGCGTTTCGGCGACGCATCACGAGGTGTCGCCCGGGCAGCACGAGATCGATCTTGCGGTGACCGACCTGCTCGCTCTCGCGGACGGCGTCGCGACGGCTCGCGTCGTCGTCAAGACGATCGCCGCTCGGCACGGCCTCAACGCGACGTTCATGCCGAAGCCGCTGCTCCATCGCGACGGCAGCGGGCTGCACGTGTCGCAATATTTCACGGCCGGCGACGGCGCGAACGCGTTTCTCTCGGCAGGGACGTTGGCGAACCTCAGCGAGATCGGCTTGGCATACGTCGGCGGATTGCTCGCGCACGCGCGAGGCTTCACGGCGATCACGAATCCGACGGTCAATTCCTACAAACGCCTCGTGCCCGGCTACGACGCGCCGTCGTTCGTCACGTGGTCGCAGCGCGCGAAGAGTTCGCTCGTCCGCGTGCCCGACGAGCGCGGCGGGGTCGTCCGCGTCGAGCTGCGGTCGCCCGATCCGTCGTGCAATCCGTATCTGGCGTTCGCATGCATCCTCAAGGCCGGGCTCGACGGCATCCGCCGCAAGCTGGTGCCGGGCGACCCCGTCGACCTCAATGTCTCGACGATGCCGGAGGACGAGCGCTCGGATCTCGGGATCGATCAATTGCCGGCTTCGCTGCAAGAGGCGATCGTCGCGCTCGACGCCGACGCGGTGACCCGCGCGGCGCTCGGCGACCACAGCTACCACCGGTTCCGCGAGGCGAAGCTTTCGGAATGGGAGTCCTACCGGACGCAGGTGACCCCGTGGGAACTCGACGCGTACTTGACGCTGTGA
- a CDS encoding helix-turn-helix domain-containing protein, with product MTADEIAQLAERAARVITGGGGIKALAQLLADAVDGSVLMEDEQWRHLALAEGAGATGALPASFAPFRSGAPIAQGADGAVARAKIDERITAFCAPMPGAPDADGVAGYVTVFVAGKPASAVSAALRVVAGAAGVERVRRGAGKSQARRAFWDRVLGGGYADSAALKDDAAAASITLAPSYVAALFDVEGASPTAVRDTIAQALASTDVVCPPVPAGGHVLVLFGVRHQADVARARQAAANAVRDLPAQAVARSVTCGIGAHHADPLDIAQSFKEARQALVLGRRLRGRGSVTTYAELGIHALLHAGADRDSFARFADATIEPLVAYDRKHKTELLKTLRLFFEVGENVKEAAERLSVHRHTIFYRLNQIAQILKVDLNNPDDQLGVRAALAIRQMHSDDDRGLP from the coding sequence ATGACCGCCGACGAGATCGCGCAGCTCGCCGAGCGCGCCGCCCGTGTCATCACCGGCGGCGGCGGCATCAAGGCGCTCGCACAATTGCTCGCCGACGCCGTCGACGGATCGGTGCTCATGGAGGACGAGCAGTGGCGTCATCTCGCGCTGGCCGAGGGTGCCGGCGCGACGGGGGCGCTGCCTGCGTCGTTCGCGCCGTTTCGGAGTGGTGCGCCGATCGCGCAAGGAGCCGACGGCGCCGTCGCTCGAGCGAAGATCGACGAACGAATCACCGCGTTCTGCGCGCCGATGCCGGGCGCGCCGGATGCGGACGGCGTCGCCGGATACGTCACCGTGTTCGTCGCCGGCAAGCCCGCGTCGGCAGTATCGGCGGCGTTGCGCGTCGTCGCGGGCGCTGCGGGCGTCGAGCGAGTACGGCGCGGCGCGGGCAAGTCGCAGGCGAGGCGCGCATTTTGGGATCGCGTGCTCGGCGGCGGCTATGCCGATTCGGCGGCGCTGAAGGACGATGCGGCCGCAGCCTCCATAACGCTCGCACCGTCGTACGTCGCCGCCTTATTCGACGTCGAAGGCGCATCGCCGACCGCCGTCCGCGATACGATCGCGCAGGCGCTCGCCTCGACCGACGTGGTGTGTCCGCCGGTTCCCGCGGGCGGCCACGTACTCGTGCTCTTCGGGGTCAGGCACCAAGCCGATGTCGCCCGCGCGCGTCAAGCCGCGGCGAACGCCGTGCGGGATCTGCCGGCGCAAGCCGTCGCTCGGTCCGTGACGTGCGGGATCGGCGCGCATCACGCCGATCCGCTCGACATCGCCCAATCGTTCAAGGAAGCGCGCCAAGCACTCGTTCTCGGCCGACGGCTTCGCGGGCGCGGCAGCGTCACGACGTACGCCGAGCTCGGCATCCACGCGCTGCTCCATGCGGGCGCCGATCGGGATTCGTTCGCACGTTTTGCGGACGCGACGATCGAACCGCTCGTCGCGTACGATCGTAAACACAAGACGGAGTTGTTGAAGACGTTGCGCCTGTTCTTCGAGGTCGGGGAGAACGTCAAGGAGGCGGCCGAACGGCTCTCGGTCCATCGCCACACGATCTTCTACCGCCTCAACCAGATCGCGCAGATCTTGAAAGTCGACCTCAATAACCCCGACGACCAACTCGGCGTCCGCGCCGCGCTCGCCATCAGGCAGATGCACTCGGACGACGACAGAGGCTTGCCATGA
- a CDS encoding GAF domain-containing protein: MQDAISTSTRTQEQRWLMSGALLARFIFIIAGTILIAILQWPYPTWLKGVAIAVLVIQGGIAARWLQASSTQEQIRSLSRVLLVGDLLVTAILVYLFAPLYHDVWAFFLLLVVFGATQDRQGAAIPTAVVSAIVVIAAFLWPAYPPTVIVSWIDVLIDVSIIGLMAAGVDVMYRSIVSRSASLLAHSDAMREIADAQTSRRAEFEAQADGMRKVVELAITLMRERELAPLLDRILEATVQTFGFHCGSILTAERDRQVFAYRSALGYAPEQMRRLMVREVPFAQAYIKLDERFLVRPSAYYAPIERQSWHTDPLSCYRPEAMLVPRERKGAWHEADTLLFTLTSSSGEIIGLLCPDAPIDGQVPSVETLGNIAMFARIAASAIENVHLGSIEPQREVMQRVAKILDLTAAIFVERDLDKLLHRIIAVMLESFGFNAGTILLRRSGSDSYVRRAAVGFPREVEGREVSGADLREMMNERTLVRETFYYAPMELNVAGGVTRDPSRAVLPRVDSGQWHENDILLFPIFNSNGELIGVLTPDDPKDRRVPAYEIIQAIEVFARIAGLAIETNLIRNMVGKL; this comes from the coding sequence ATGCAGGATGCCATCTCGACTTCGACGCGGACCCAAGAACAACGCTGGCTGATGTCCGGCGCGCTCTTAGCGCGTTTCATCTTCATCATCGCCGGCACCATTCTCATCGCGATCCTTCAATGGCCGTATCCGACATGGCTCAAGGGCGTCGCGATCGCCGTCCTCGTCATCCAAGGCGGGATCGCCGCACGCTGGCTGCAAGCATCGTCGACCCAAGAGCAGATCCGCTCGCTGTCTCGCGTGCTGCTCGTCGGCGACCTGCTCGTCACCGCAATTCTCGTCTACCTATTCGCGCCGCTCTACCATGACGTCTGGGCGTTCTTTCTGCTGCTCGTCGTGTTTGGCGCGACGCAGGACCGCCAAGGTGCGGCGATCCCGACCGCGGTCGTCTCGGCGATCGTCGTCATCGCGGCGTTTCTGTGGCCGGCGTATCCGCCGACCGTCATCGTCAGTTGGATCGACGTGCTTATCGACGTCAGCATCATCGGTCTCATGGCCGCCGGCGTCGATGTCATGTACCGATCGATCGTCTCGCGAAGCGCGTCGCTTCTCGCCCACTCCGACGCGATGCGGGAGATCGCCGACGCGCAGACGTCGCGGCGTGCGGAATTCGAAGCCCAGGCGGACGGCATGCGCAAGGTCGTCGAGCTGGCGATCACGCTCATGCGCGAGCGCGAACTCGCGCCGCTGCTCGACCGCATCCTCGAGGCGACGGTCCAGACGTTCGGCTTCCACTGCGGCTCGATATTGACCGCGGAGCGCGACCGTCAAGTGTTCGCGTATCGGTCGGCGTTGGGCTACGCGCCCGAGCAGATGCGGCGGCTCATGGTGCGCGAAGTGCCGTTCGCGCAGGCATACATCAAGCTCGACGAGCGCTTCTTGGTGCGCCCGTCTGCGTACTACGCACCGATCGAGCGGCAATCGTGGCATACGGACCCGCTCTCGTGCTACAGGCCCGAAGCGATGCTCGTTCCGCGCGAGCGAAAGGGCGCTTGGCATGAAGCCGATACGCTCTTGTTCACTTTGACCTCCTCGAGCGGCGAGATCATCGGCTTGCTATGTCCGGATGCGCCGATCGACGGACAGGTGCCGTCGGTCGAGACGCTCGGCAACATCGCTATGTTCGCGCGCATCGCGGCGTCGGCGATCGAGAATGTCCACTTGGGGTCGATCGAGCCGCAGCGCGAGGTGATGCAGCGCGTCGCGAAGATCCTCGATCTGACAGCCGCGATCTTCGTCGAGCGTGACCTTGACAAGCTGCTCCACCGCATCATCGCGGTCATGCTCGAGAGCTTTGGCTTCAACGCAGGCACGATCTTGCTGCGGCGATCCGGCAGCGACTCGTACGTGCGCCGTGCGGCCGTCGGTTTTCCGCGCGAGGTCGAGGGGCGTGAGGTGAGCGGCGCCGACCTGCGCGAGATGATGAACGAGCGCACCCTCGTGCGCGAGACGTTCTACTACGCGCCGATGGAACTCAACGTCGCGGGCGGCGTCACGCGCGATCCGAGCCGCGCGGTGCTTCCGCGCGTCGACTCGGGCCAGTGGCACGAGAACGATATCTTGCTATTCCCGATCTTCAACTCGAACGGCGAGCTGATCGGCGTTCTCACACCGGACGATCCGAAAGACCGGCGCGTGCCGGCCTACGAGATCATCCAGGCGATCGAGGTGTTCGCCCGCATCGCCGGCCTCGCGATCGAGACGAACCTCATCCGCAACATGGTCGGCAAACTGTAA
- the glnA gene encoding type I glutamate--ammonia ligase, translated as MAASGSPVKTALNFIKKSGAKIVDFKFIDMPGMWQHTSVPAETVGAGEFADGIGFDGSSIRGFQEIQESDMVLLPDPATARVDTFCSVPTVSFVCDVFDPREQKLYPRDPRGVAKRAAAHLKKSGVADVSYFGPELEFFILDHLSFDVLPYMSGYQIDSEEGHWNSGSADAPNMAYTLRPKEGYYPVAPSDKHMDIRSEMVLALGEWGVPVEMHHHEVATAGQTEIDIRYNDLVTQADNVMTYKYVTRNVARKYGKTVTFMPKPLFGDNGSGMHVHQSLWKGKTNLFYDQKGYAELSKLALYYIGGLLTHVDALLAFSAPTTNSYKRLVPHYEAPVNIAFSKGNRSAAIRIPIFFKGPRFSKAKRIEFRPPDCTANPYLAFSAMLMAGLDGIKRKIDPVKAGFGPLDTNIYELPAREAKKIKSVPGSLDESLAALEKDHAFLLEGGVFSKDLVDTWIEYKRTKEIQEVKVRPHPYEFYLYHDL; from the coding sequence GTGGCAGCAAGTGGATCGCCGGTGAAGACCGCGCTCAACTTCATCAAGAAAAGCGGCGCCAAGATCGTCGATTTCAAATTCATCGACATGCCCGGCATGTGGCAGCATACGTCCGTGCCCGCCGAGACGGTCGGTGCCGGCGAGTTCGCCGACGGCATCGGTTTCGACGGTTCCAGCATTCGCGGTTTCCAAGAGATCCAAGAAAGCGACATGGTCTTGCTGCCCGACCCGGCGACGGCGCGGGTGGACACGTTTTGCTCGGTGCCGACCGTCTCGTTCGTCTGCGATGTCTTCGACCCGCGCGAGCAGAAACTGTATCCGCGCGATCCGCGCGGCGTTGCGAAGCGCGCCGCCGCGCACTTGAAGAAGTCCGGCGTCGCCGACGTGTCGTACTTCGGGCCCGAGCTCGAGTTCTTCATCCTCGACCATCTCAGCTTCGATGTGTTGCCGTACATGAGCGGTTACCAGATCGATTCCGAAGAGGGTCACTGGAATTCGGGCAGCGCCGACGCGCCGAACATGGCGTACACGCTGCGGCCGAAGGAAGGCTACTACCCGGTCGCCCCATCGGACAAGCACATGGACATCCGCTCGGAGATGGTCCTTGCGCTCGGCGAGTGGGGCGTGCCGGTCGAGATGCACCACCACGAAGTCGCGACCGCCGGCCAGACCGAGATCGACATCCGTTACAACGATCTCGTCACTCAGGCCGACAACGTCATGACCTACAAGTATGTGACGCGCAACGTCGCGCGCAAGTACGGCAAGACCGTCACCTTCATGCCGAAGCCGCTCTTCGGCGACAACGGCTCGGGCATGCACGTCCACCAAAGCCTCTGGAAGGGTAAGACGAATCTCTTCTACGATCAGAAGGGCTACGCCGAGCTATCGAAGCTCGCGCTCTACTACATCGGCGGGCTGTTGACGCACGTCGATGCTCTCTTGGCCTTCTCTGCACCGACGACGAACTCGTACAAGCGGCTCGTGCCGCACTACGAGGCGCCGGTGAACATCGCGTTCTCGAAGGGGAACCGGTCGGCCGCGATCCGCATCCCCATCTTCTTCAAAGGCCCGCGCTTCTCGAAAGCCAAGCGCATCGAGTTCCGTCCGCCAGACTGCACGGCGAACCCGTACCTCGCGTTTTCCGCGATGCTCATGGCCGGCCTCGACGGCATCAAGCGCAAGATCGACCCGGTGAAGGCCGGCTTCGGTCCGCTCGACACGAACATCTACGAACTGCCTGCCCGCGAGGCGAAGAAGATCAAATCGGTTCCCGGCAGTCTCGACGAGTCGCTCGCGGCGCTCGAGAAAGATCATGCGTTTCTGCTCGAAGGCGGTGTATTCAGCAAAGACCTCGTCGATACGTGGATCGAATACAAGCGCACCAAAGAGATCCAAGAAGTCAAAGTGAGGCCGCATCCATATGAGTTCTACCTCTACCACGACCTTTGA